The Rhizobium sp. WSM4643 genome contains the following window.
CATCATCTCACCTCCTATTTTTGCACGGCCCTTTTGTGCGGCACGGCGGTGATGGAATGCCTGCGGCAGGGCGCGTCCGCCATGCAGAGGCGGCAGGCGATCCTGTTGGCCTCGATCGCCGTGATTGCTCCGGTCGCCTGGTCGAAGATCGTCGGGAACCCCACCGGCGGCTACATCCTTCCCGTACTGGAAGGCGGCATAAACGAGGTAGCGCAACTCGTATCGAATTCGACCGCGACGCGTAGGCTTTTCGTGTCGGACACGGGAGCCTTGGCGCCTGCTTGGCAACGTTACCTGACGATGGCAGGCGTCGCGCTGATCTGCCTGGGGCTTCTCACCGGCTTTCTCCGCTCGCTCGTTTTCAATGGGCAGCACCGGGATGCGAGCATCCTCTGGCCGCCGACCAGATGGCGCCTATGGCGCTCAAGTCTTCTCGAGATCCTCGTTTTGGCGACGCTGGCCTATCCCGTCAGTATCATCTTCCGCCTGACGCGCAGTGGGTGGGAGATCGGCAACCGCATCGGCTCGCTATCTTTCCTCGGCGTCGCGATTGTCGTCGCGGTGGCCGTCGCGGCGTTCTGGCACGGCACGTCGCGTGGCTGGCTGCGCGCAACGGCGCTTGCCGCCGCCGCAACGACGGTGCTGATTGCTGGCGTCATCAGCTCCGAGGGACCACGTATCCTGGTTCCGGCCGCCTATGAAGTGTCAGCCGACTCCTCGTCGATAGAACCGATGGGGATCAGCGCCGCAAGGTGGACCAAGGAATGGCTGGGCGGCGACCAGAATTTCGCAACCGATCGGATCAATCGCCTGCTCCTGTCCACCTACGGCCGTCAAAAGGTCTCGACCACGCTTGAGAGTGGGCAAGATACGAGCATGGCCATCACCGCAGCCGATCTCGGCCCGATGGAACGTCAGCTGCTGATTGACCAGGGCATCGGCTTCGTCATGGTCGACCTGCGCATGACCACCGGCCTGCCCGGCGTCGGCGTCTATTTCGACGGCGGCGCGCAAGACCGAAACCACATGGTCCCCCTCCAGGCGTCGTCGCTGCTTAAGTTCAATTCCGAGCCCGATGTCGACCGCACCTTCGACAACGGCTTCATGGTCATTTTCGACGTGGGGCGGCTCGGGAAAACACGGCAGCCCGCCGCCCCTCGCAAGCGGACCGGAGAGCCGGTTCAATCCTTGGGACGAACTGACGGAGATTTACAATGATCGATAGCCGTATCGACGCTTTCATGTGCGTCCATTCGCGGGACATCGAATATCTACTCGAAGCGTCCCTTCGCTCCTACCAGCAGCATTTCCCCGACAAGGGAAACCTGACCATGGTCACCGACAACCCGGCCGCTTTAAGAGCCTTCCTCGACGCGAAGGGTCTCGTGCCTGGCGCCGCCGTCACCGGCGACAACGATTGGCTTTCGGCCAGCGAACTGGAACTTCCCGGCTGGTTTCGGCAGCAGATCATCAAGCTGCGCGCCTTCGAATTCTGCCGGACCGAGCATTTCTGTAATCTCGGTGCGGATACACTGCTGCTGCGGCCCATTGCGACGACCGATCTGATCGACCGGCGCCAACCGGTTCTCTATTATTCCAGCCACAGGCTTCCCGATCTGCACTACCGTTTCGAGAAGAAACGGTTGCGCAATGTTGCAAAGATCCTCGGCGTCGAGCCGGCCCGGTCTTTTCGCTACGTCGATTTCATCAACGATTTCTTCTGCTTCAAGCGCGAATGGCTCATCGCGCTGAATGACTATATCGCGTCGAAATACGGCTCGAAACCCTACGTCGAGCTGCTCAAGGGTCTCAGCGCGTCAAAAGACCAGACACGGTTCGGGGAATGGACGCTCTATTCCGTCTTTCTGCTCGATGTGATGCACCAGTCGCCGACGATGCGCGATGCGCGCGGGGCCTATCTGACGCAGATCCATAGCCGCCTCGGCCTCACGCTGAGCCGGCTGGACAGCAAGATCGTTCATCTCGTCCAGAAATCCTTCGACCCAAACGTGATCCGGCAGAAACTGATGAAGGTGAACCCGGGCGCCGCTCAGATCGTCGGCGCGACGGCATGGGCAGATGCAGGAGTTCGCCCCCGATGATGGCCCGCCGTGTCTTTCTGGGGATCATTCCGCTGTGGATTCTTGCCGCTGTCTTGACCGTAACGTGGCTGCCCGGAACCTTTTCGACCTCGGAGAAGGCGGTTCGCCTGGCGCTCTGCGCGCCGCTGATCCTATATCTCCCGGGCCGCATGCTGGTGGATACCCTGCGCATAGAGGGCGATACGGTCACAAGGGGAACGCTCGCGGTGTTCCTGAGCTTCGCGGCCTGCATTTTTCTGGGGCTTCTGCTGCATGTCGCCGGGCATCTCGATGCGCGCGGCTGGGTCTACGCCCTGGGCCTGACGACCATCGCCCTTCGGTGCCTGAATGTCGTTTTGCCGCTCGCAAGGGCGGTTCCAGCCATTCCCTGGGCTTGGCCCGGCCGCCGTTTTTTGATCTTCGCAGTTTCCATGATCCTGGCGACGAGTTCCGTCCTCATGGCGCGCCCGGTCGCGCTTGAACGTAAGCCGTTTCATTTCACCGAGTTTTGGATGGTGCCCAAATGGAACTGGACGAACAATGTGGTAACGGTCGGCGTGCGCAATTCGGAAGACACCAAGACGCTTTACAGTCTTGACCTCGTTCTGGGCGGTACGTTGATTGGACAGATGCCAACCTTCGAGCTGGCACCTTCCTCCAGCCAAACTTTCGAATTCTCCGTACCAACGAAAACGCGCGCCCCCGCACGGCTGGAAGCCTGGCTCTACAAGAGCGGCGACAGGGGAACGATCTACCGCAAGGTCTGGATGACCATCGACACGCTCCAGTCCCCGGCACCGACCGGAATGACCCTTCAGTTCGCTGATCCGGAGACGAAAAATGGATAATTTCCAGCCTCCCGTGCCCGGTAAGCTCACGACGGCAATCGTCATCTGCTGCTATTCCGACAAGCGCTGGGACGTCCTCAACAAGGCAATGGAGGCGGCAACGCGTCAGGTCCCGGCCGCGGACGAGATCGTCGTCATCGTCGATCACAATCCGGCACTGGCGCTGCGTCTGCGCGCCAAGCGCTTCGAAACCCCCGTCAGGATCGTCGAGAATATTCATCCGCCCGGCCTCTCCGGCGCCCGCAACA
Protein-coding sequences here:
- a CDS encoding DUF6492 family protein; the encoded protein is MIDSRIDAFMCVHSRDIEYLLEASLRSYQQHFPDKGNLTMVTDNPAALRAFLDAKGLVPGAAVTGDNDWLSASELELPGWFRQQIIKLRAFEFCRTEHFCNLGADTLLLRPIATTDLIDRRQPVLYYSSHRLPDLHYRFEKKRLRNVAKILGVEPARSFRYVDFINDFFCFKREWLIALNDYIASKYGSKPYVELLKGLSASKDQTRFGEWTLYSVFLLDVMHQSPTMRDARGAYLTQIHSRLGLTLSRLDSKIVHLVQKSFDPNVIRQKLMKVNPGAAQIVGATAWADAGVRPR